Genomic segment of Panicum virgatum strain AP13 chromosome 9N, P.virgatum_v5, whole genome shotgun sequence:
TAAATATGTTCAACTGACAAATATTATAATCGAATATATTGCAGTCAATGTTGGACCCTTCAATCCAAATTGCATGCATTCGAAATACTGGTTGAAAAGAATGTACTCAAGAATTTTAAGAGTAGTGTTAAGAGCATCGTAAACTACAGCTATTTGCGAAGTGGAAAAAGTTCGCTTTACTCCTCTCAATTATCGACATAAGTTGGTATAATTCAGATGCTCACAGACCGGATAACTTAACATCCAGAATCGGCCTCCTTAGTGGTTTAATGGCATAAGCTTAGTTGAATGTGGAATTGGCAGATATGAGCTGCTATTTCACCCGGGCTCCCTAGAGATTTTCATGCTTAGATGTGCCTCTCCAATGCATGTGTTGCCTACACCACCACATCACCAAGCACTCTGTATCCACATGCTATGATGACCACACACTGCCTTCTCCCACTAAAACGTTCCTATTTGAAACCTTTTCAGCACATTGCTTTTCTTTTTGTCGTGGTGGTATATGTGTTGGGGAAAGTGATAATTTCAAGTATATACAGTTCACCATCAAAGAAATGAAGTATTATTATACTAGTTGCATATAGAGGCGTCTTCGTATCCTTAAGTCCACGAAAGACTCCTTGCATTGCCAAAGATAAAAGAACAGCAGGAGCACCAAGAGATCTGAGAACCAAGTATTGTAATGCGGGCTTCATCATAGCAGAATCCTGTTGGAAAATAGTACTTTCATTTAATAAGTAATAGCTAATTGCTTATGGGAAAAGCAACAAAAAGCAAATCCCGAAGGTCGAACAGATTCTTGATAAAATTTTCAAACTCTTACAGTTTTCGAAATTAAACTGATAGAGTCTACTatattgcaaaaaaaatcttttttttcctAACGCACAGGAGAACTGCACATCATTACATTGAAAAGAGAAATAGAGTAAAAAAAGACTCGTGCGCACACATATATGAAACAAAACTACATGAACAAGTATATTCTCTAAACTTTTATGCAATAGATATTTTAGCAACCTAAAATAACATTTGTTTAGCTAGTTAGCAATAACAATATCAGTGTCCTCAATTGGAAACAAAAATGGTAATGTTTTTTTCTGTGGAACAGACTAGAGAACATCAATAGATAAAAAGGAATAAAGAAAATGTTACCGGTGTTACACCCATGTAACCTAAGATAGGTTTTGCAGAGAGAACAAGAAGTAGGGTTTCAAGTAGGCCGAGCACCCCACCAAGTAATAGTGCTGTACAGACTGATGGAATATTTTTCCTCTTTTGCTCAATACTGACCTCGCATGAGTCAGTTTCAAAAGATGATTTGCTGGTAGTGGCACTAGCCTCTGCAAGCAAATTTTAAGGTGTCAAGAAAGTATGGATTAATCATCTGCCCAAGCTTTTCAAAAGATTACCTTCAGCAGAAATCAGCTCTACCATTTCACTATCAGAAACAGCATGTTTATTTTCTTGATTTATTTTGTCTTTGTCTCTGCCATTGGACATAGCATCCTCCTCAGCAACAAATGATGTTGTGACACTAACAAGGGGGAATATTGCAATTCTTGAGACTTGATTAAACACAGCAATTGATACACCTACAGCTCCAAGTTCAACTGGACCTGTTTGTCACATATGAAAAGATATCATACCGACCAGATTACCTGTATAAAAGAGTAAATGCCCCAGCGATCCTGAAAATTAACCCATGGTCTCGTCTAGGTTCCTTATCAAGCTTAAGGACAAGTGCATTTATAaggggaaaagaagaaaaaatgaatATGTGTGATTATAGTAGCTGAAGAAAGTGTATGAATGTTCATTAACATTTAACAATTTGCTTTCAGCCAGGGAAAAAAAACTTTTCAGAACTTAAGAGTTATTTCAGCGCCTTTAAACAAGGAGATTTTGTTTTTAAAAGGAGAATCTGGTAAGGAAATTAATTATAAATGATATGACTTGTGTAGAGTGTAGACCACAGCTATTCTGCTGAAGTTTCCATTATCTTACACGGCATTACATATGCTTTTCAGTTGTTATTATGCAATTGTCTTAGTACCATCTCAAGTCTGAGGAACGACCATGGACCAACTATTACTGCGCTCAAATCCTCATGCTGTTTGACTTAATAAGAACAAGACAGGCAGACATCTGCAAACCAGAGCCTTGGCTAACCAATAAAAGATCAGTGTCAAAACATTCTTGCAAGTTACTAGTAGTCTAGTACATCTTAAAATCACAAGGGTAATATGCCATGTTAGTCTGCGAAAAATGGAGGTAATGACTCTTAAGTGTTTTTTTCCCTAAACCATTGGAAAGCATAATTTTGGTTggtaaaaaaagaaacaagaagaaAGCATATGCTTGACTTTTATAGCCTTTAAATCTTAATAAGAATAATGAGCAGACAGCTAAGTTAGTTCATCAAATTTACGTCCAACAAGCAGGTGCAGACTGCAGAGCATGGTAGGTTGGAAAGTCTCCGGTCTTAACCTATTTTTTTTTCCGGAGTTTCCTGGAGCAGGTTAGGACGGGGCGGAGACTTCGTATATAATAACGGGGAAAAGAAAATAAGATAATTAAGGCATGAGCAAACCTATGTGGCCAATGAAGGCCGTGTCGACGAGGGAAGCGACCGGGTCGGCCatgagcgcgagcgcgccgggCACCGCGATCCCCATGATCTCCCGCCCGAGCTCGTCCCACCTGAACGCGAGCCTGCGGAACGAACCAGCCGGAGCACCGGGGGAGAATAGTGGGGAATTTTGATATAATGAATGTAGATGAGGTCGACGCGCGCGcggaaaagaaaaaacagagAAAGCTAGCGGGAGACCGTTGGGGATGGCTCACCTGGCGTCCCGGAAGAACACCCTGagcgggtggtggcggcggtgctcgccgcCCGCTTCTtccatggcggcgccggcgctgcggTCCAGGAGGCTCTCCTCGCGGACGCGGCGGGCGTCGCCCATATGCTGCGTGCCGCACGACGGCGCCTGCCTTTGCGAGTGGGATCGGGAAAGGGAATGGAATCGTGGACGGGTGCGCGCGCGTGGCGTGCGTGGCGCGGGTGGGCGACACGAGGGAAGGCATATGTGCGCGTCGCCCGCGGCTGAGGAAGGAGGACGAGGCGGGCCAGCCGGGCTCAGTTGGCGCCTCCCCCGCGGGGGCGCGCAGGCAGCAGGCTGgggctgggcgcggcgggggctcCGGAAACGGTTTCTGCCTTTCTGGGTTCCGTTGGGttgggtggcgtggcggcgacTGTCGCGTGCCGGAACCCGGATCAGTCGGTGGGGGGCGGTGGGCCTCGGCGATACTGTTGCAgtagcgctgctgctgctgctgcttaatTCAAAAGCTCGGCCCGGCCCAAAGACACGGCGCGCCCGCGCGCCCGTGAGTCTGTCTGTGGCTTTCGCGGGATGGCCCAACGCACGAACgggccagaggaggaggagccatgcgaggccggctggcccagcGAGGCAGCGAGAGACGACGAGAGCGACCGAGACCGCGTTGTTTCCACGGGCCGTCCAAGGCTACGGGAGCCTGGGATGATGATCGttagccctgctaatgggttgggttgaaatgggttttatggggtgggttttgaaatggagtgtgtttAGATAatttaaaatgggttgtattagttaatgggtTGGGTCGGGGCGgattctatataaatgcgggttggggtgggttgaaatgaatattttttacaaaatagtataactatatatataaatgtgggtcccacgtgagagctggactctgaaattaaaaccacgtgtttatatcagaaaattttatcgaaattgactgaattttgttggagatgactcagtacgactggcagctattttgtgcaaagcagtgtggctagaactacctgtgggccccacatgaagagccggaccctggaattaaaacctcgcgttcacactataaaattttatcgaaattgactgaaatttgttggagatgactcagtacgactggcagctactctgtgcaaagcagcgtgggtagaactacacgtgggctccacatcaagagccggaccctagaattaaaacctcgcgttcacactataaaattttatcgaaattgattgaaatttgttggagatgactcagtacgactggcagctactctgtgcaaagcagtgtggctagacatatatgtggtccccacattaagtgtagaaccactaaattcctCTGCATAGTAGAACCCATGGGTTTTTATGGTTACCCGtttataatggggcgggttggttagagttgagaaattaactaattggattgggtggggttggatatctaaatatgttaattttgggtAGGGTTGGGTATAGTGCGGGATCCAATCCATTAGCAGGGCTAATGATCGTCTTCCGAGCCCTGCTAGCCAGGCCATCGATCGAATCCTGGGCTGTAAATGTTTTTTCAGCGTCAGTACTCAGTATACGCATCGTTTTTATTCATTTATCAGTTGGCTCTCCATTTGTAGTGCCACTAGCCCACTACTCGATCCAGGCTGTGTTCAAATCTTTGCACAAAGATAAAGATGGCAGCTCGCCACTCATGTAGACATGCTGACATGAAGTCATGTTGATCTGCTCCAGTTTTACTTCCCACTTCCTATCCGTGCTCGAGATGCCCTCTGCACTCTGCTGCTCACCATAGCATAGGCCATGCACTGAAGCACCATGGGATGGACGAAGGTAGGAGTGGTAATGGGTCATGGGTCTTTTCACAGCCCAACAAGAtctttaaattatttagttcaaaattatataagattaaaaCCCGgctcttagattttctagttcaaaaccttgggccctttaccacccctagacgAAGGACGATAGCTCAAAAAGACTCATGAACTGAAGCACAATAACCTACAGCATCAAGGCGCAATGCTGCATTATTTATAGAAATCGACTTAATTAAAGAAATATCAAGGTCCAAATTGTTCAGCAGCACCAAGCAAACACATAGTACTCCACAATGTCTCAACTTCAAGCCAACGAGTGTTTTCAGAAACTAAGGCACTTGATACAGAGACAACAGTTCAAGTTCATCCCACTTCAGTTCACCACAAGATGCTAACGAGGGAACAGCAGGCCCTCTTCAGATCTCTGCAAAACTCGGAGCTTCTCGGCCGCTCACTGCAGCTGCTCCCGGAACACCCTCAGCACGTCCGCGAACGTGACTATCCCGGCGAGGCGGcagtcgtcgtcctcgtcgagcACCCAGACGTAGCTCACCCGGTGGGCGAGCGCCTGCACCATCACGGCCACCAGCGAGCTCGCGGGGCTGCACACCACAGGCTCCTCGGCCGACCGGCGACCGAAGCTCCCCGACGGGCGCCTCAGCTGCGCCCGGCCGGTCTCCTCGtcggaggacgaggaggcggagagggaggagaacGACGACAGCGACTCGTCCTCGATCAGATCAAGCATGGCGTCGAGGCCCTTGTCCTTCAGCCCGGCCTTAACCGCGCGCAGGATATGCTCTGGCGGCGACCCGAAGTAGTCGGCGTAGGCCATGAGGTCCGCCACCGAGAGCGTGGCgatggccgcggccgccgtctcgTCGCACGCCGCGAGGAGGGCCGGGGAGATCTCGCCGACGAGGTGGCCGTCCTCGGTGACCGCGGCGACCGCGGTTTCcgtggcgacggcgcggcggatgAGGGGCACGGCGGACAGGGCCGACTCGCCGGGGCGCACCGAGAGGAAGTCGGTGCGCACGAGGCCGAGGGAGGACACGGAGCGCGCGGCGACATGGTAGAAGAGGCCGATGGAGTTGAGGAAGTAGCGCACGAGGTCCTCCTGTGTGAGCCAGCagaagtcgccggcggcggcgccgccgccgccgagctgctTCTTGCGGCCGCCAGCGCGGAGCGGGACGGCGAGCACCTGCGCTCCGCTCAGGATCGCATCAAGGGCCTCCAAGATactgcaaaaaaagaaaaaccacaTTGGTCAGCTCAAAACGACTGAATCTACGGATTGATTAAAAATGGGCAAGACGAGCAAGCCATGGACGAGATCCCATAAGAATCGCCAATTTTTCAAGAAAGATTCGATTAAATCGCCATTTTTTCAAGAAAGATTCGATTAAAACGCGCAATTTTCGAACCACATGCCAAGATGCCGCTTCTATTCCCAAGTGTATACTAGATCAAACGGCACAATTTTCGGGTCCCTAATTGCGAAGCCGGAAGCGGCTGATCCTATCAAGAATCTTGCAAGGACACAGGGGTGCATGTCTCAATCTCCGGGGAACCCACACGGCCACACCGAACCACACAACAAGACTGTCTCGGTGAATGAGGTTTTTTCTTCACCGCGTGACAGCCACTTGTTCGAATGTCGTCGCATATTCCAAGCAGGCAAGCAGAGATAAGACTCTTCAGGTACTTTTAGGgggcaaaataaataaataatgaaGCTAACGGGCGCTATTTTACCAGGCTGTCTTCCAATCAATTTTTTCGCAATTTTTGTAGGGATTTGaccaaattcagcaagttcCAATATTGAACGAATCTCACGCGTCATTTGTTAAAGCACCAAGAAAGACGCGGGAATTGAACCTTACCTCGAGCGGGGATCGACGCGGCGAACCTCTCCGGCGCCGTCCTTGGGCAGGATCGCGGAGACCGGcttggcgagcgcggcggcggggcgggcgagAGCCTCGGGCTCGGTGCAGAGGAAGCAGAGCACGTCCGCGAGGCCGGCCCGGCCGACGACGGCGCGCGCTGGTCCGGTCACCGCGACGCAGCCTGCGGCGCCAGAGCGGGCCACCctccggagcgcggcggcgagctcgccgacggcggcggagagcgggAGCGACCTCACGGCCGGCTTGCCGATGCACAGGTCCGACACCTCATTGGCCAGGAGGCTCACTGCCATGCACTCGCGGGGCGGGCCCTGGGCGTCGAAACCTCTCGCAAAGATTTTTCAGGGAGGAGGATTGCGGCGAGAAACCGCGGAGGCGTTTCTTGGTAGCCTGGTAGGGGGGCCGGAGGATTGGGGAGGAAGACGGAAAGGGTGGGGGAGATTTGGTTTCACCCCGCTGCTCGTGAGAGGGGGCGCTTTATATAGGCTTTGGGGTGGGAGAGGGGTAGGTACGCGGTTCAGGTCCGTAGAAAACCAATGACATGTGGGTCATATATGTGGTGGGTCCGAATGACGAGAGAGGCGGGTTGGTTTTAGGGTGACGGGGTGCAAACCCCTGCGCGGTTTACGCGGTGGGGGCGTCGAACGGTGTACCGTACGGTCTCGAAGTCGGCTGGAGCTGAGCTGACACCTGAGTCGAGCCGAGCTGGCTCGGCTGATTGCTTGCTGGGAGATTCGTGTAACGGGCCCTGCTGTTTTTGCAGTTTCGCCGGTGGAGCAAACTGGAAAAACGTTTCGAGGGGAAAACCACAAGAAGACAGACCAGTACTCCAGGTCTCCAGCACTAAATTCTCTGTTTAAAAAGGCATTCATGCAATGAAAAGTAGCAATGGATTGTCGGGAATACAGGGAAAAGTTCTTCAGTTACAATATACCTGAAGCTTTAGAGAATTCAGAATTGTGTGACTTACGTCCCAGTCAAAATATCATCTATCAGCTCAAAAGAATAGATCATATTGTACTAAGTATTCCTCTTATTGAGTACGGTAATGGCTAATTTATGCTAAGCTATACACCTACTTTTATATCAAGTACCCTTTGATGGATTCTAAATCTAATTAATGTGTCATAGATGCTGGCGCCACCTGGTAGTAGGTGGACAAATTGGACCTTTATTAACGGGACTCAACAACTTGCTTGACCAAGAAATTGCAACTGCTCTCCAGCTCTGTTACCAAGCTTCAAGGGAAGGGAAGCGTATACATTTCGAGATACTCGTATTTATTGGTCAGTTATGATCAAGCCATTCGAAGTAAATTTAAGATCAAGTTTATAGTTGAGACCAAGAATTGGTTGGATTTTTTTCTCAATAATGTACCTTGCAGTCTTGTAGACAAATGAATTAAACAGTTCCACAAAATCAGCAGCGATCCGGGGCTGACAATAATGTGTGCATATGATTTCTTGACCATAAACTTTTAAATGGAAATGGCCATAAATTTATCAGCAGCACAGGAGCAGCACAACATACAGATGTGAAATGGAATTTCTATTCATCGTTCGTGTTACTGCACGCGGTGATATCGCAAAGGGGTGGAGCGCAGTGGCGGATTTACAGGGCATTGCCGGGTGGGCCGCGGCATACCCTGTGATCCAATCTCGCTCAAGCATCTCATGTTGTTGATGTGAAGAAAAAAATCTTAACTTGCTCCCAATTCCTATATGTGGTCAATGAGTCAATGAATTTTAGGTATGTTTGGTTGCTAACCACACTTTGCCACACTTAAGCATaagcaagtgtagcaagtgtggtAAAGAATTTGGTTGCCACACTTTTCTTGCCTAAGGGAAGTTTACCATACATTTTTTTGCCTATGATATATGGAGCTCAAAGGAATTTTGTTTAAACTTGGTTACCAACCAAACATCTATCAataaaatttcccttttcaaaaaaatatcaaCTTGATTAAATTTACATAAAGTTATGTGTGGCAAAATGTGACTAAGAACTAAAAACCTCTTCGTCTTGAGACGCAGACACATTCCTTCCACTAGCTCGGTGCCTCTGCCCTCCGGCAGGGCCGCAGGGGCCATCACCGCTGCTCCCCACAGGTGGCCGCCGGCGGTCCAAGCGAATCCTCTGAGTGGATTCGCATAATCGAGCCATCAACAGTTCAATGGTTCTGTACGTATGCAGTAGATTCATTGGCAGCACATCTCCTGAATCAATTGCATCGCTATTTCTCTGCGTAGTTTTCTAAGAGCGTGTTTAGTTTGCGAATTTTTTTTGATTTGCCTACTATAGCACTTtcatttttatttggtaattagtatccaatcatgtactaattagactcaaaagattcatctcatcatttccaactaaactgtgtaattagttattttttaaactacatttaatacttcatgcatgtgtcaaaaatttgatgtgacggggaattttgaaaatttttggaactaaacagggcctaaatctTGACGCTGGCGCATGCAACAGTCATCTCTTGGGTTCATGTCGTTTTTTGGTCTCAACAGAGTGCATCTTGCCCACCCCTAGGTGGTTGATCTGAATGTTTGGAACCTCTCGTGATGAGCTAATCTACTTAATTTTATATCAGAGCAACTGGTTAAATTTTTAATGCATAGTCAGCATTAGTTGAGCACTATGACGTTTCAGGCTTTCAGCTATTCAATGACAATGGCGAATACCATTAGTTGTTCACTGGGATTTTAAATCATGCTTAGCTTCATTTATACATATTTTAGACTCAATATATTTGAACTATTTATATTATCATTTATTCTTGTTCGAACTTAATGGGGTGATTTTAATACATTATACGACATTATAACATCTTTTAATATAGTATCATGTTCCTAGTTATTTTATACTTATATATTGAATTGATCAACATGTTGTATATATTAGAGTATTGGATTGGCATAGTCGGATGTAAAattctagatccgccactggtGGAGCGGCCGCCGCCACTTCGTCTCGAGCTGCCACTTGCTCATGCGTCGGCCGTAGGAGTGTGAgctagaggagagagagagctagAGCAGCCGCCGACGAGGGATGGGAGGTAGAGGTAGGTGGCGGCCGGGTGGTGGTTGAGGTGGCGAAGGTTAGAGTTTTGGATTTCCAAATCTTCAATGGCCACTGATCCTAAAGGAGGTCGGAGGTTGCAGCGGTGAGGCTGGATATCCGATGGGCAATagtcggcggcgaggcgagaaAAAGATTAGCTAGGGGAGGTTGAAGATGACGGTGGATGATGGGCGAACAGCGCAGCAGCCGGTCGGGTGGAGGATGAAGAGACGGGGTGGATAATAACCAGGCGGAGGAAGAAATTGCTCATGCCATAACTTATACAGTTATACCGATTTCGAATAATGCCATAAATAGACGCCAGCGGGCGCCGCTAGCTCTAATTCGACAGCTCTACCAAAGTCGTACGGCGCGTTCACACTTCACTGTGTAGGGGGTAATTTTTTGGACTTCCGTTTGACCATGTGCGTCGGATCCACGTCCACAACTAAGCACGTGCTGCTTTAGCAGCGTGGCAGTGGGCCAGCGGCACTACTTTTAACCCCGCCATCTCTACACAAAATGATGCTTTTAGTGGCTCGGTCAATGACGATGACTACCGCGGCTTCGTGGCAGCACAACACTCGATTTCTAGTACAAATTTTTTATGTTGGTACCACAGGTAACTGCAGATTGAAGATGG
This window contains:
- the LOC120688216 gene encoding CBS domain-containing protein CBSX5-like; translated protein: MAVSLLANEVSDLCIGKPAVRSLPLSAAVGELAAALRRVARSGAAGCVAVTGPARAVVGRAGLADVLCFLCTEPEALARPAAALAKPVSAILPKDGAGEVRRVDPRSSILEALDAILSGAQVLAVPLRAGGRKKQLGGGGAAAGDFCWLTQEDLVRYFLNSIGLFYHVAARSVSSLGLVRTDFLSVRPGESALSAVPLIRRAVATETAVAAVTEDGHLVGEISPALLAACDETAAAAIATLSVADLMAYADYFGSPPEHILRAVKAGLKDKGLDAMLDLIEDESLSSFSSLSASSSSDEETGRAQLRRPSGSFGRRSAEEPVVCSPASSLVAVMVQALAHRVSYVWVLDEDDDCRLAGIVTFADVLRVFREQLQ